A window of Eubacteriaceae bacterium ES3 contains these coding sequences:
- a CDS encoding ATPase, T2SS/T4P/T4SS family has product METKRLRIGDILKNAGIITEENLQEALAHQSVDKSKRLGAILIDYGYVTEEQVLNALSARLGVPIVSIQDQAIDLEAAGKIPQSIANKYRMLPIAQDKGRLIVAVNDPLDFYAIEDIKLITNMPIEMVIAQKQDIIDGISKTYSEIEAKKAAEEANSSATGEGILFAEEINTSDGDTPVVNLVNTVLLKGYSSGASDIHIEPFDKETVVRMRIDGLIVEYLSLSQTLHQSIVARIKILSNLDIAERRVPQDGHFRVRIDGLELNVRTSSIPTVYGEKIVMRFLSMNSELDHAGQFGMTDQDYNKMLSILKSPHGIVYITGPTGSGKTTTLYMILEMMGRKAVNIATIEDPVERNLAHINQTQVNPQAGLTFEMGLRSILRQDPDIIMVGETRDSETASIAVRSAITGHLVFSTLHTNDAVSAIVRLEDMGVEPYMVANSLTGVVAQRLVKKICPNCREAYTPTDVDISLLGVPVEKLYRGRGCHQCNETGYKGRTAIHEILAIDKTIRGMVSRRDPIEDVYAYVEEGNRLTSLRDSVARLTVNGVTSMEEFLKLSYYVE; this is encoded by the coding sequence GTGGAAACAAAGCGACTCCGAATTGGAGATATATTAAAAAATGCCGGAATTATTACTGAGGAGAACCTTCAGGAAGCCCTGGCGCATCAGAGTGTGGACAAGAGCAAGCGATTGGGTGCAATTCTGATCGATTACGGCTATGTAACGGAGGAACAGGTGCTAAATGCCCTGTCAGCCAGACTGGGCGTCCCCATTGTTTCCATTCAGGACCAGGCCATTGATCTGGAAGCAGCAGGTAAAATTCCCCAGTCTATTGCCAATAAGTATCGGATGCTGCCTATTGCGCAGGATAAGGGGCGTCTGATTGTGGCGGTTAATGACCCTCTGGATTTTTATGCCATAGAGGATATCAAGCTGATTACCAATATGCCCATCGAAATGGTCATTGCCCAGAAGCAGGATATCATTGATGGGATTTCCAAAACATATTCGGAGATCGAAGCAAAAAAAGCGGCGGAAGAAGCCAATTCTTCCGCCACTGGCGAAGGGATTTTATTTGCAGAAGAAATTAACACCAGCGATGGCGATACGCCGGTCGTCAATTTAGTTAATACGGTTCTTCTAAAGGGTTACAGCTCAGGTGCCAGTGATATTCATATCGAGCCCTTTGACAAAGAAACAGTTGTGAGGATGCGTATTGACGGTCTGATTGTGGAGTATTTAAGCCTATCCCAGACCCTCCACCAGTCGATTGTCGCCCGTATCAAAATTTTATCTAACCTTGATATTGCCGAACGGCGGGTTCCCCAGGATGGGCATTTCCGCGTCCGGATTGATGGCCTGGAATTAAATGTTCGAACTTCTTCAATTCCTACTGTCTACGGCGAGAAAATTGTTATGCGATTCCTCTCGATGAACTCGGAACTTGACCATGCCGGACAGTTTGGGATGACGGATCAGGATTATAACAAGATGCTCTCAATTCTAAAAAGCCCCCATGGGATTGTTTATATCACCGGACCGACCGGGAGTGGGAAAACAACAACCCTCTATATGATCCTGGAGATGATGGGACGAAAAGCGGTTAATATTGCAACGATTGAAGATCCGGTGGAAAGAAATCTGGCCCATATCAACCAGACCCAGGTTAATCCCCAGGCTGGCCTGACCTTTGAGATGGGACTGCGCTCAATCCTTCGTCAGGACCCGGATATTATCATGGTTGGAGAAACAAGGGATAGCGAAACCGCTTCCATTGCGGTGCGTTCGGCTATCACCGGTCATCTGGTTTTCTCGACCCTCCATACCAATGATGCTGTATCAGCTATTGTAAGACTTGAGGACATGGGGGTTGAGCCTTATATGGTGGCTAACTCTTTAACCGGAGTGGTGGCCCAGCGACTGGTTAAAAAAATCTGTCCTAATTGTCGGGAAGCTTATACTCCCACGGATGTTGATATTTCACTCCTGGGTGTACCCGTTGAAAAGCTCTATCGTGGGCGTGGATGCCATCAGTGTAACGAAACGGGATACAAGGGGCGAACTGCCATCCATGAAATCCTGGCGATTGACAAGACGATTAGAGGGATGGTTTCCAGAAGAGATCCCATCGAAGATGTTTATGCCTATGTGGAAGAGGGCAACCGCTTAACTTCACTGCGGGACAGCGTGGCCCGACTGACGGTTAATGGTGTAACCTCGATGGAAGAATTCCTGAAACTGTCCTACTATGTGGAATAA
- a CDS encoding type IV pilus twitching motility protein PilT — translation MNIEELIHYGRKNRCSDLHLSSGLPPVYRRDGKLYRSEFDGDPEINKQLILSLLNTKQKDKLENGEDLDFCNVTSDGLRQRVNVYREQGTLAAAIRFLNDSIPGFEDLNLPPIIRKLANEPRGLILVTGPTGSGKSTTLAAMIDFINANKALHILTIEDPVEYKHTHKRSIIHQREVGEDVESFAGALRSSLREDPDVILVGEMRDYETISAAVTAAETGHLVLSTLHTIGAANTIDRIIDVFPPHGQQQIRTQLASTLKGVITQQLVPLADGSGRMAALEVMTGTDAVLNLIRESKTHQLTSVMQTSSREGMNTLNAHLAQLVKANKIAYETGLEWCTNAEDFNQYFGRV, via the coding sequence ATGAATATAGAAGAACTGATCCATTATGGACGAAAGAATCGTTGCAGCGACCTCCATCTATCGAGCGGTCTGCCGCCTGTTTATCGGCGGGACGGTAAGCTCTACCGATCTGAGTTTGATGGCGATCCGGAGATCAATAAGCAGCTGATTTTAAGCCTCTTGAATACCAAGCAGAAGGATAAGCTGGAAAACGGTGAAGACCTGGACTTTTGCAATGTGACTTCTGATGGTCTAAGACAGCGTGTCAATGTCTATCGGGAACAGGGAACCCTGGCCGCAGCCATTCGTTTTTTAAATGATTCCATCCCTGGCTTTGAGGACTTGAATCTGCCGCCGATTATAAGAAAACTGGCCAATGAGCCCAGAGGTCTGATTCTGGTTACCGGTCCGACTGGGTCCGGGAAGTCTACAACCCTAGCTGCTATGATTGATTTTATCAATGCAAATAAAGCTCTGCATATTTTAACCATCGAAGACCCGGTGGAGTATAAGCATACGCATAAAAGAAGTATTATCCACCAGCGCGAGGTGGGAGAAGATGTGGAGTCTTTTGCCGGAGCTCTACGGTCCTCCCTGCGAGAAGATCCCGATGTTATTCTGGTAGGGGAGATGCGTGACTACGAAACCATTTCTGCCGCCGTGACCGCTGCCGAAACCGGCCATCTGGTCTTATCGACCCTCCATACTATTGGTGCGGCCAATACCATCGATCGTATCATTGATGTCTTCCCGCCCCACGGCCAGCAGCAGATTAGAACCCAGCTGGCTTCGACCCTGAAGGGGGTTATTACCCAGCAGCTGGTACCACTAGCTGATGGATCGGGCCGAATGGCAGCCCTGGAAGTGATGACTGGAACCGATGCAGTCTTAAACCTGATTCGCGAAAGTAAAACCCACCAGCTGACCTCGGTCATGCAGACTTCCAGCCGGGAGGGGATGAATACCCTCAATGCCCATCTGGCACAATTAGTTAAGGCTAATAAGATAGCCTATGAAACGGGCCTTGAATGGTGCACCAATGCCGAGGACTTTAACCAGTATTTTGGTCGGGTTTAA
- a CDS encoding type II secretion system protein has protein sequence MTKFKNTLVDKLKDGIITGSAGDQIAKKIKRSDSMKFWNKMKKNTKGFTLVEIIVVLVILAVLAAFTIPTMLGFVNEAKGKALIAEAREVYVAAQATVTEYQGGGTSMSATTLLDSVNVGASPAPTTGASATMLEYLSSDITISTAADLAAYKTAAVPANAFWEVTVNAAGKVTNVEYTRNGYTVTINAGGQSTVNKIS, from the coding sequence ATGACTAAATTCAAAAATACTTTAGTCGATAAATTAAAAGACGGCATTATCACCGGCAGCGCGGGTGATCAAATAGCAAAAAAAATTAAGAGGAGTGATTCAATGAAATTTTGGAACAAAATGAAGAAGAACACTAAAGGGTTTACCTTGGTGGAGATTATTGTAGTGCTAGTTATTCTAGCCGTATTGGCAGCTTTTACAATTCCGACGATGTTAGGATTTGTAAATGAGGCAAAAGGGAAAGCGTTAATCGCGGAAGCACGTGAAGTTTACGTGGCTGCACAAGCAACAGTTACAGAGTATCAAGGTGGGGGTACATCGATGTCGGCAACCACATTGCTTGATTCAGTAAATGTAGGGGCAAGTCCAGCTCCGACAACGGGAGCTAGTGCAACAATGCTGGAATATTTAAGTTCTGATATTACTATCAGTACGGCAGCCGATTTAGCTGCGTATAAAACTGCTGCTGTTCCAGCCAATGCTTTTTGGGAAGTGACTGTAAACGCAGCGGGTAAAGTCACTAATGTAGAGTATACTAGAAATGGCTATACTGTAACTATTAATGCTGGCGGTCAATCAACTGTAAATAAGATTTCGTAA
- a CDS encoding prepilin peptidase, with product MGGEKLELQAVMALFYLYALVLGLVVGSFLNVIIYRVPLGISISKGRSFCPNCQAPIKWSQNIPIISFLYLKGKCKNCGNPISIRYPLVESLTGLLSMVSFFVFGPTLQYLLVFVVMAILVSITFIDFDTLTIPNGLVIALMVPAILSCFVFPQPDFFARAIGIVSVSIPMLFLTMLIPDAFGGGDIKLMMVAGFLLGWANTLLAIFIALILGGMVAIVYILKKTKDKHMAFGPYLCIGIFTSTLFGSVIIDWYLSLFGL from the coding sequence ATGGGAGGTGAAAAATTGGAACTGCAGGCGGTTATGGCACTATTCTATTTGTATGCCCTGGTTTTAGGCCTGGTGGTCGGAAGTTTTTTAAATGTTATTATTTATCGTGTGCCTTTGGGCATCTCCATTTCCAAGGGCCGGTCCTTCTGTCCCAACTGTCAGGCGCCCATTAAATGGTCGCAAAATATTCCGATAATATCTTTCCTTTACTTAAAGGGGAAATGTAAAAACTGCGGCAATCCAATCTCTATCCGCTATCCCCTGGTGGAAAGCTTAACCGGACTTTTGTCGATGGTTTCTTTTTTTGTATTTGGCCCGACCCTGCAATATCTGCTTGTCTTTGTGGTAATGGCGATACTGGTGTCCATCACTTTTATCGACTTCGATACATTAACAATCCCTAATGGCTTAGTCATTGCCCTGATGGTGCCGGCGATTTTAAGCTGTTTTGTATTTCCCCAGCCGGACTTTTTTGCCCGGGCAATCGGGATTGTGTCTGTCTCTATCCCCATGCTTTTTCTAACCATGCTTATCCCCGATGCTTTTGGCGGCGGTGATATCAAGCTGATGATGGTTGCAGGTTTTTTACTGGGCTGGGCCAACACCCTGCTGGCGATCTTTATAGCTTTGATTTTGGGTGGGATGGTAGCGATTGTTTATATCCTTAAAAAAACAAAGGATAAACATATGGCTTTTGGCCCTTATCTCTGTATCGGAATTTTTACATCAACGCTCTTTGGAAGTGTGATAATTGATTGGTATTTGAGCCTTTTTGGGTTATAA
- a CDS encoding type II secretion system F family protein, whose amino-acid sequence MPTFKYTAKTLESKTVRGMMEAADEETVRRLLRQNQTFLLKAREIENVKKPYKLKSMELSDFARQLASMLGSGISVIRAMRILEERDIKPGLKKVYGVILQEIQRGNTLSEAMELSGGSFPELMINIFKAGEASGQLETSARKMADHYEKEHKLREKVRAAMTYPVILFGVTVMVVLLVFTLILPQFFELFDGIELPALTQFMLFLSNSMTTYGLFYLIGLLLIIAVGAFVLSIPKVKLQTDRLKLRVPKIGHLLRIIYTARFARNLSSLYSSGLSMINALNIGGSTVGNTYIRDQFIMVIEAVRNGEALSAAIDKVDGFDAKLVATIYIGEESGRLDEMLENVSDAYDYEAEMATARMVTYIEPIMIIAMAGMVGSIILSVMMPIMTLYQNIG is encoded by the coding sequence ATGCCAACATTTAAATATACTGCCAAAACCCTTGAATCCAAGACGGTTCGGGGGATGATGGAAGCGGCCGATGAAGAAACAGTCCGCCGGCTTTTGCGTCAGAACCAGACTTTTTTATTAAAAGCACGTGAAATCGAAAACGTCAAGAAGCCCTACAAACTAAAATCCATGGAATTATCGGATTTTGCCCGTCAGCTGGCTTCCATGCTGGGATCGGGGATTTCGGTAATTCGGGCTATGCGGATCTTGGAGGAACGGGATATCAAACCGGGGCTGAAAAAAGTCTATGGAGTGATCCTCCAGGAAATTCAGCGTGGGAACACTTTATCGGAAGCTATGGAATTAAGCGGCGGTTCTTTTCCTGAACTGATGATTAATATTTTTAAAGCCGGTGAGGCCAGCGGTCAGCTGGAAACTTCGGCCCGCAAAATGGCAGATCATTATGAAAAGGAACATAAGCTCAGGGAAAAGGTCAGGGCGGCCATGACTTATCCGGTCATTCTGTTTGGCGTTACAGTGATGGTAGTGCTTTTAGTTTTTACCCTGATTTTGCCCCAGTTTTTCGAACTCTTTGACGGGATTGAATTGCCGGCTTTAACCCAATTCATGCTATTTTTAAGTAATTCAATGACCACCTATGGTTTATTTTATCTGATTGGCCTGCTCTTGATTATCGCCGTAGGAGCCTTTGTTTTATCAATCCCCAAGGTTAAGTTGCAGACTGATAGGCTAAAACTGAGGGTCCCCAAAATCGGACATTTGTTGAGAATTATCTATACTGCCCGTTTTGCCAGGAACTTAAGTTCCCTTTATTCCAGCGGTTTGTCGATGATCAATGCGCTCAATATTGGTGGCTCAACGGTAGGCAATACTTATATTCGCGACCAGTTCATTATGGTAATTGAAGCAGTCCGTAACGGTGAAGCCCTATCGGCAGCCATCGATAAGGTTGATGGCTTTGACGCCAAGCTGGTGGCGACAATCTATATCGGCGAAGAATCCGGCCGACTGGATGAGATGCTGGAAAATGTATCAGACGCCTACGATTATGAGGCGGAAATGGCAACCGCCAGGATGGTTACTTATATCGAACCGATTATGATTATCGCCATGGCGGGTATGGTTGGAAGCATTATTTTATCGGTTATGATGCCGATTATGACTCTATATCAGAACATAGGCTAG
- the pilM gene encoding pilus assembly protein PilM, translating to METLVFFSNKGIEVVKGVKGKGRLNIEASYNFPMEEGAMLNGVITDVEMVESVLKEAAQTHKNLFQNVKLIIDSSLIAIKNIEIPTLKKKDMEKLVATEFEDSAGNYEDLVADYTMIPGPTKENMLCIGLEKGVLETYVNLFKGLKIKIKSIDVGLNAIIQYITQTKDYKGMTLAINVVDGKNLVSLLFNEGKYIFSNRSRLLADRGTESFAMELSDKLSTLIQFHKSQKMESELNMSIYAGLDELELDMLRSSVYDPEMNLFMVPQTPNIAVKSQAQDDFSFSEDFLIATGFFSHKKQVNLYTAYLKHLKPKKEMKPWHKALILPAGMIALFLGVFLALFLLGHNMEDNLVWINEYIADAENQQQFMEAQALSDQLDLINARISDLESLNGAIASKPSIVAAKLNELESLQNNAIELTSMSYSEEDGILHLSGYANSEKDASRYVDRIKATEYFTYINYTGYALREMERTITTSATATSTSTSTTSTVTVFDFSVDCYLKAGE from the coding sequence GTGGAGACACTCGTCTTTTTTTCAAATAAGGGCATCGAAGTCGTTAAAGGCGTTAAAGGAAAAGGGCGTCTGAATATTGAAGCATCCTATAATTTCCCGATGGAAGAAGGCGCCATGCTTAATGGGGTCATCACCGATGTGGAAATGGTGGAGTCAGTTTTAAAGGAAGCGGCACAGACCCATAAAAACTTATTTCAGAATGTTAAGCTGATCATTGACAGCAGTCTGATCGCCATCAAGAATATTGAAATTCCGACCTTAAAGAAAAAGGACATGGAAAAACTGGTGGCCACGGAGTTTGAGGATTCTGCCGGTAACTACGAGGACCTGGTGGCAGATTACACCATGATCCCTGGTCCCACCAAAGAAAATATGCTTTGTATCGGGCTGGAAAAAGGGGTTCTGGAGACTTATGTCAATCTCTTTAAAGGGCTTAAGATCAAAATCAAGTCCATTGATGTGGGCTTGAACGCTATTATTCAGTACATTACCCAGACCAAGGATTACAAGGGGATGACCCTGGCTATCAATGTGGTGGACGGAAAGAATCTGGTTTCCCTGCTTTTTAATGAGGGAAAATATATCTTTTCCAACCGGTCCCGTCTGCTGGCTGACCGGGGAACTGAATCATTTGCCATGGAGCTGTCTGATAAGCTGTCGACCCTGATTCAGTTCCACAAATCGCAGAAAATGGAATCAGAACTTAATATGAGTATCTACGCGGGACTTGATGAACTGGAGCTGGATATGCTGCGGAGTTCGGTTTATGATCCGGAAATGAATTTGTTTATGGTGCCTCAGACACCTAATATTGCTGTCAAGAGCCAGGCCCAGGATGATTTTTCCTTCAGCGAGGATTTTTTAATTGCTACTGGCTTTTTCAGTCATAAAAAACAGGTAAACCTGTATACGGCGTATTTAAAACATTTAAAACCCAAAAAGGAAATGAAGCCCTGGCATAAGGCACTGATTTTACCGGCGGGCATGATTGCTTTGTTTCTTGGTGTCTTTCTGGCATTGTTTTTATTGGGACATAACATGGAGGATAATCTGGTCTGGATTAATGAATATATTGCTGATGCCGAAAATCAGCAGCAATTTATGGAAGCCCAGGCCCTATCTGATCAGTTGGATTTGATTAATGCCCGGATTTCGGACCTGGAAAGCTTAAATGGTGCGATTGCATCTAAACCATCTATCGTGGCAGCGAAGTTAAATGAGCTGGAAAGCCTTCAGAATAATGCGATTGAACTGACCTCCATGTCCTACAGCGAGGAAGATGGGATTTTACACCTATCCGGCTATGCCAACAGCGAAAAGGATGCTTCCCGGTATGTGGATCGGATAAAAGCAACGGAGTATTTCACTTATATTAATTATACCGGCTATGCTTTGCGGGAGATGGAAAGAACCATCACCACTTCAGCAACAGCTACCTCCACATCAACTTCGACCACCTCGACCGTTACGGTATTTGATTTCTCGGTGGATTGCTATTTAAAGGCAGGTGAATAG
- a CDS encoding type II secretion system protein, which produces MKKILKSQKGVTLIETLAASVIVILLLLTVMGALMFGGGVIVGSDEKNNAAASAQEILDALMVSMSNDETYTSELIADAKNMGAAFNDDQKTMYPKQYYIVPVDKNGNEVASGSQTAYQIYVRVYYNQGQSYVDLTAFNKKGGVWE; this is translated from the coding sequence ATGAAAAAGATTTTAAAAAGTCAAAAGGGTGTCACCTTAATAGAGACCCTGGCTGCCAGCGTCATTGTGATACTGCTGTTATTAACTGTAATGGGCGCCCTGATGTTTGGAGGTGGCGTGATCGTTGGCAGTGATGAAAAAAACAATGCAGCTGCCAGCGCGCAGGAAATCCTTGATGCTCTGATGGTCAGTATGTCGAATGATGAAACCTACACAAGTGAGTTAATAGCTGATGCTAAAAATATGGGCGCAGCATTCAATGATGATCAAAAGACAATGTATCCCAAACAATATTATATTGTTCCTGTAGATAAAAATGGCAATGAAGTAGCTTCCGGTAGCCAAACAGCTTATCAGATTTATGTACGAGTCTATTACAACCAGGGTCAATCATACGTTGACCTGACTGCCTTTAACAAGAAAGGCGGTGTCTGGGAATGA
- a CDS encoding prepilin-type N-terminal cleavage/methylation domain-containing protein: protein MIKKINNQKGFTMMELMAATLIGIIIMGVVGSIFLTSLNLFSRSEAIQYKEGSITNIETNLQNALSTATSIGVQNSPSGVYSIGFNAEGNCVEVINGTEYLIDQVSQIGLNFDGNTLRYELKPKEGSMMSVLSGGIVVNNITSGTIAATLNGNSVQYLVIDKE from the coding sequence ATGATAAAAAAAATTAACAATCAGAAGGGTTTTACTATGATGGAACTGATGGCAGCCACTCTGATTGGAATAATAATCATGGGAGTTGTGGGCTCGATCTTTTTAACTTCTTTAAATCTTTTCAGCCGCAGTGAAGCCATTCAATACAAAGAAGGTTCTATTACCAATATCGAAACCAATCTTCAGAACGCTCTTTCAACAGCTACTTCTATAGGCGTTCAGAATAGCCCAAGTGGTGTTTACAGCATCGGTTTTAACGCTGAAGGCAACTGTGTGGAAGTGATAAATGGAACAGAGTATCTGATTGATCAGGTTTCACAAATTGGATTAAATTTTGACGGAAATACCCTGCGTTATGAGCTCAAACCCAAAGAGGGTTCAATGATGTCGGTCTTATCAGGCGGAATTGTTGTCAATAATATTACCAGCGGAACAATTGCTGCGACATTAAATGGCAATAGTGTGCAGTATTTGGTAATAGACAAAGAGTAG
- a CDS encoding prepilin-type N-terminal cleavage/methylation domain-containing protein — protein MLKNQRGFTLVEIIVVLVILAVLAAFTLPTMLGFTGHAQESLCSTERTEIVKHYEVNGRIHQGLTIQEFIEDNYGDMDELCPAGGDYYAYSYFEDEQTAVAVVYCSEHTTSADGRLFILSRQIMDNIAEMTNDEIQNYLGITNFNFSNDTFRAKIFEENGGTWNELSESIKEKIGLSEDTDYYIQPYITYGDRDVVLFANSKNEAHGNWNTKLIFNHEEGVWYEKIDGDNFLISDMGNVDSQVTWEELKEQFKDETVWKAVN, from the coding sequence TTGCTTAAAAATCAGAGAGGTTTTACACTTGTAGAAATAATAGTAGTATTGGTGATTCTGGCAGTATTGGCCGCTTTTACACTGCCGACAATGCTTGGTTTTACTGGTCATGCGCAGGAGTCTTTGTGCAGCACTGAGCGGACTGAAATTGTTAAACATTATGAAGTGAATGGTAGAATTCATCAAGGTCTAACGATTCAAGAATTTATAGAAGATAATTATGGTGATATGGACGAACTTTGTCCAGCAGGCGGAGACTATTATGCCTACTCCTACTTCGAAGATGAACAGACAGCCGTGGCAGTTGTTTACTGTTCTGAACATACCACATCAGCTGATGGACGGCTTTTTATTTTATCGCGGCAGATTATGGATAATATAGCTGAAATGACAAATGATGAAATACAGAATTACCTAGGTATAACTAACTTTAACTTCTCAAATGATACATTTAGAGCAAAAATATTTGAAGAAAACGGTGGAACTTGGAATGAACTATCGGAGTCCATCAAGGAAAAGATAGGTTTATCAGAAGATACTGACTATTATATTCAACCTTATATTACATACGGAGATCGAGATGTAGTTCTTTTTGCAAATTCTAAAAATGAAGCTCACGGAAACTGGAATACAAAACTGATTTTCAATCACGAAGAAGGTGTCTGGTATGAAAAAATTGATGGCGATAATTTTCTAATATCTGATATGGGGAATGTGGATAGTCAAGTGACCTGGGAAGAATTAAAAGAACAGTTTAAAGATGAAACTGTATGGAAAGCAGTAAACTGA
- a CDS encoding arsenic metallochaperone ArsD family protein, with translation MKRLEIYEPAGCVGGNCNSEIEKELVRMEHIVNDLREKGVSISRFNVMEHSQAFLDNPLVKNALETEGLECLPLVLSEGVIMSREEYPSDLALAKWGGLPWSDLEVYAELEKRDHTFFLTEEQVSSSECSGSCDSCDSDCNE, from the coding sequence ATGAAACGTTTAGAAATATACGAACCGGCAGGCTGTGTCGGGGGAAACTGCAACTCGGAAATAGAAAAAGAATTAGTCCGAATGGAACATATTGTAAATGATCTGCGGGAAAAAGGCGTGTCTATCTCCCGCTTTAACGTGATGGAACACAGCCAGGCTTTTTTAGATAACCCGTTGGTTAAAAATGCCCTGGAAACGGAAGGTTTAGAATGCCTGCCACTGGTTTTATCCGAGGGCGTTATTATGTCCCGGGAAGAATATCCCAGCGATTTGGCCCTAGCCAAATGGGGCGGCCTGCCCTGGAGTGATTTGGAAGTATATGCTGAGCTTGAAAAAAGGGATCATACCTTTTTTCTGACTGAGGAGCAAGTCAGCAGTTCGGAATGTTCCGGCTCATGCGATTCATGCGACAGCGACTGTAACGAATAA
- a CDS encoding nicotinate phosphoribosyltransferase, whose protein sequence is MQFERRLQLATDLYQFTMGNVYIQDGKADEEAVFDLFIRNNPFNGGYTVAAGLEQVIEYIKGLEFTDEDIKTLKKYHPEFSDAFLNYLKDFHFSGDIDAVPEGTIIFPLEPIIRVKAPLIQAQIIETTMLSIVNHQTLIATKAARIIEEAKGDVVMEFGLRRAHGTEAGYFGARAAVIGGCAGTSVVETEVMLERASMGTMSHSFILSYDSEVEAFEKFIHYNPDNAILLVDTYNTLEEGVPNAIKVFKKALADKVIKGRYGIRIDSGDLAYLSGEARKLLDEAGLTEAGIVASSDLDEYLIKDLKSQGAKINSWGIGTKLITGYDCPALGGVYKLAAIDGKEKLKISDDPEKITNPGIKKICRIYGKSNDMALADLLMLDHETINEDEPLTIFHPVHTWKKRTITDYYIKELLVPIFKGGECLYESPGVIEIQKHLQKEKEGLWPAFKRMVNPHVYHVDLSKALWQLKQKLLGEPV, encoded by the coding sequence ATGCAATTTGAACGACGACTTCAGCTGGCAACAGACTTATACCAATTCACCATGGGAAACGTCTATATTCAGGACGGAAAGGCCGATGAGGAGGCTGTCTTTGATCTTTTCATCAGAAACAATCCTTTTAATGGTGGATATACGGTAGCGGCCGGTCTAGAACAGGTTATTGAATATATTAAGGGTCTTGAGTTTACGGATGAGGACATCAAAACTTTAAAAAAATATCACCCTGAATTCTCAGACGCGTTTTTAAATTATCTAAAAGATTTTCATTTTAGCGGTGACATTGACGCTGTTCCGGAAGGAACAATTATTTTTCCGCTGGAGCCAATCATCAGGGTTAAAGCACCACTGATTCAGGCTCAGATTATTGAGACGACCATGCTGTCCATTGTCAATCATCAGACCTTGATTGCCACCAAGGCGGCGAGAATTATCGAAGAAGCTAAAGGTGATGTGGTGATGGAGTTTGGCTTGCGCCGAGCTCATGGGACAGAAGCGGGTTACTTTGGTGCTCGGGCGGCGGTAATTGGTGGCTGTGCCGGGACTTCGGTGGTTGAAACGGAAGTTATGCTGGAGCGGGCTTCTATGGGAACCATGAGTCACAGCTTCATTTTAAGCTACGATAGCGAAGTGGAAGCCTTTGAGAAATTTATCCATTACAATCCGGACAATGCCATTCTTCTGGTCGATACTTATAATACGTTGGAAGAAGGCGTTCCCAATGCTATTAAGGTATTTAAAAAAGCGCTGGCGGACAAAGTTATTAAAGGTCGCTATGGGATTCGAATCGACTCTGGAGACCTGGCTTATTTAAGTGGAGAAGCCAGAAAGCTTTTGGATGAAGCTGGACTGACTGAAGCTGGAATCGTGGCTTCATCTGATTTGGATGAGTATCTGATTAAGGACTTGAAGAGTCAGGGTGCCAAAATTAATTCCTGGGGAATTGGGACCAAACTGATTACCGGTTATGATTGCCCGGCCCTGGGTGGTGTCTATAAATTAGCAGCTATTGACGGTAAGGAAAAGCTGAAGATCTCCGACGATCCGGAGAAGATTACCAACCCTGGTATTAAAAAAATCTGCCGGATTTATGGTAAGAGCAATGATATGGCTCTAGCTGATCTCTTGATGCTCGACCATGAAACGATTAATGAGGATGAACCGCTGACTATTTTCCATCCGGTTCATACCTGGAAGAAACGGACCATCACAGATTACTATATCAAAGAACTATTGGTGCCAATCTTTAAGGGCGGAGAGTGCCTTTATGAGAGTCCTGGCGTGATTGAGATTCAAAAACACCTGCAAAAAGAAAAAGAAGGGTTATGGCCGGCCTTTAAGCGAATGGTCAATCCTCATGTCTACCATGTGGATTTATCAAAAGCCTTGTGGCAACTTAAACAGAAACTTTTGGGAGAACCGGTCTGA